CGCCGTCGAGCCGGATCGGTTCGGGCGCCTGGGGGCGTCTGTGCGGGCGTCGCCGGACGGGTCGGCCTTCTACGCCGTGTCGCCGCCGTTGCGCGGCCGTGACGGCAAGCCCGCCGCGCCGGGGCGCATCCTGACGGCCAAGGCCTGCCTGGGAGGGCGGCTGTATGTCACGCGCTTCCATATGGAGCTGCTGCGCGCAGGCCAGCGGGTCGAGGCGGTGGATGATCCGCGCTATTGGACCCGGCTGCGGGCGCATGCCGACACTGTGGTGATCGACGCCCCGGCGGCGGACCGTAGCGACATGGCCCTGACGCTGGCGCCGCTGGCGGACTCAACGGTGATGGTGGTGGCGGCCGATAGCACCGGCGCAGCCGCGCCTGCCGCCCTGCGTGAAGAGATCGACGCTGCTGGGGGCCGTGTCGCGGGTCTGGTGATGAACCGTTCGACCTGGAGCCCGCCCAAACTGCTGAAGCGGTTCTTCAGCTAGGCGCGCGCTGGCGGTTCAGGCGGTCCAGTTCGCTCTGGCCGTAGAAGCGCGGCTCGAAGCCCTTCATCCACATGATCTTGCCCAGACCGCGCGCGGCGCGGTCGGCCATCTGGGCGCGGCTGGCGCGGCCCATAACGGTCATGGCGAGGGCTGCTGCGCCCCAGACCAGCGTCTGTACCGCGCCGATGGCCATCCAGCGGCCGACGCCGAGCCAGTCGCGCGCCTCGGCGGCTGTCTGGCTGGGGCCCTGGCCATAGGCGAAGGCGCGGGTCAGGGCGTAGCGCAGGGTCGCCCGATGCGGAGGGGCGAACTCGTCCACCCAGGCGTCGGCCGCCCAGCCGAACCGGCCGCCGCGCGCCTTCAGCGCGGCGAACAGGACATCGTCCTCGCCGCCGATCTGATCCGAACCGACGTGGAAGGGCGCCTCGCCGGGCAGGGCGGTCGCGCGCACCAGAAGCGAGTTGCCGCAGCCATAGGGCTCGTCGATCAACTGGTCGCCTTCAGGTCCTTCGCGGCCGAAAAAGCGCTCCAGATAGGCCGTCGCCCAGCCGGTTCCGTCCGGTACGCGACCCTGGATCGGGCCGAACACGGCGTCGGCGCCGGTCGTCGCCTGACCGCGCAGCAGGGCGGCCAACCAGCCGGGGCTGGCGGCCTCATCATCGTCGAGAAAGGCGATCAGCGGCGCCTGGGTGGCGGAAAGGCCTGTGTTGCGCGCGGTGGCTACGCCGGGGCGCGGCGCATGGGTCCAGATCAGGGGAACTGGCGATTCAGCCTTCAACGCCTCGACAGTCGCGCGGGCGCTGGCCTCGGGGTCGTTGTCGGCGACGATGATTTCGCGCAGGCGGCTGTCGACGTTCCGTTGAGCGAAGACCGAACGCAGGGCGCGGGTCAGTTCGTCCGGGCGACGCAGGGTCGGAATGACGACGGCGACGTCAGGGCTGCTCATATCGCCTCTGCATAGAGGGCGGCGCGATACAGCCGCAGGCTGAGGCCGCGAACGGCGGGGGGCAGCAGGCCGACGCGCGCCGCCTGCTTGAACAGGGGCCGGATCAGGCGCAGGCCGGGCACGGCCTTCAGCTTCTTCGCCACGCGATAGCTGGGATAGGCGGCGACGAAGTCAGGGTGCCGGGCGGCCACGCGTGCGAAGTTGGGCGCCGATTGCTCATATTTGGCGGCGAGGGCCTCGACCGTGTCCAGACCCATGTGGGTGGCCGGATTGTCGATGTGCGTGACCGTGAACCGGCGCGAGACGCGCATGGCCCATTCGACGTCCTCCCAGCCCCAGCCGCTGAAACCGGCGTCGAAGCTCTCGGTGTCGAAGACGTCCCGGCGCACCAGAAGGTTGGAGGTGAAGACGTATTTTTCCGGCTGTAGCGCCCTCTGATCGGCGGGGATGCAGTCGGAGCGCGCCGCCATCTGGCGATGGACGGCGAAGCGCGCGTCGCCCGGCGCCTGAAGCAGGGAAAATCCGCCGAACGCCACGGCCGGTTCATCCTTCATCGCCAGATCGACCCAGTCGCTAAGGAAGCGCGGATGGTCGGGGCGCATGTCGCTGTCCAGGAACAGCAGGAAGCGGCCGCGCGCGGCCTCGGCCAGGCGGTTGCGGCCTTTTGAGCGCCCCTCGTTGGCGTTCAGGGTGATCAGTCGGGCGGGCAGGGACAGGGCGTCGATCAGGGCGGTCAGTCGCGCGGTCAGGGCCGGGTCCGCTGTGCCGTCGTCGAGAATGATCAACTCGGCGCGCTCTGCGACGGCATGAGCCTCGCGGTCCAGCATCCGCAGCAGCACTGACGGATCGTCGCGCAGGAAGGGCATCAGCACCGACAGGACGGGCGTCGCCGCCGCCCATGCCGTGTTGTCGTGAACCGAGACGCTCATGCCGCCGCCTTTCGCGCCTGCAGGAAGCCGCGCAGGCGACGCAGCAGGTCGCGCACGCCCGCGGCGTTCAGGGCGTAGGCGACGACGCCGTACACGGCTACGCCTACGGCAGCGTCCATCATGAGTTCCGCGAAACCTCCAATCGGCGGCAGCAACAGTACGACCGCAGCCATGACGGCGGCCGCCAGGCCGCAGCGCGCCAGCGCGTTCCACGGCACGGGCAGCGGCAGGATGCGGCGGCCGATGGTCATGGAGGCGCTCAGGCCCAGTGCAAAGCTGATCGCCGTCGCCCAGGCCGCGCCCATGACGCCGAAGCGCGGGATCAGCAGGATGTTCAGGATGATGTTGCTGCCCGCCGGAATGCTCATGGCGAGCAACAGCCAGCCGGTGCGGCGGCCCAGCGTGAAAGCCTGTCCGAAATAATAGGTCGTCATGCCCGACAGGAAGGCGCCCAGCGCGACCCACGGCGTGACGGAGGCGGCGACCGTGCGCAGGTCTTCGCCGATCATGAACTCGGCCAGCGGCCGTGCGACCAGGGCTACGCCCACGGCGGCGGGCAGGCCGATCAGCACCAGGGTCGAGGCCTGTTCGCGCGCGGCGGCCTGAAGATTCTCGCGCCCGCCGCGCTCCAGCGCCATGACGAGGGCGGGAGCGCCCGCTGCGCCCAGCCAGACGAACATGACGTCCAGCGTCCGGTTGGCGATGCTGTAGGCGGCGTGATAGGCGCCGACCGCCGCCTCGTTCATGAACAGTGCCAGCAGAAAGCGGTCCGTCGAGGCCAGCACCACGGTCAGCCCCAGTCCGACGGCGATGGGATAGCCATAGGCGGCGTAGGCCTTCAGCCGCTGGCGATCCAGCCGTCCGCGCTTGGCCTCGCGCAGTTCGGCGGGAAGGATGAAGGGCAGGGCGGCCAGCGGCGCCAGCAGCATACCCGCCAGCGGGGCCTCAGCCCCCAGCCCCAGCAGGGCCAGGCCGACGCCGAAGATCAGTCCGGCGACCGCGCTCCAGATATCGATGGCGGCGGCGGGGCCGACATCCCCCGCCGCGCGGAA
Above is a window of Brevundimonas naejangsanensis DNA encoding:
- a CDS encoding lipopolysaccharide biosynthesis protein gives rise to the protein MFWRGVFGYLPANIVQGVVGFLTIIIFTRLLSPEDFGRYALAYSVLTLAHVATFSWLEASMARFWAAQSDEAQMAGHFASLYRAALIMTAVFVPVVGLMVWLWPMPDSFRLPLAVALAGVPVRCFLKLAQERFRAAGDVGPAAAIDIWSAVAGLIFGVGLALLGLGAEAPLAGMLLAPLAALPFILPAELREAKRGRLDRQRLKAYAAYGYPIAVGLGLTVVLASTDRFLLALFMNEAAVGAYHAAYSIANRTLDVMFVWLGAAGAPALVMALERGGRENLQAAAREQASTLVLIGLPAAVGVALVARPLAEFMIGEDLRTVAASVTPWVALGAFLSGMTTYYFGQAFTLGRRTGWLLLAMSIPAGSNIILNILLIPRFGVMGAAWATAISFALGLSASMTIGRRILPLPVPWNALARCGLAAAVMAAVVLLLPPIGGFAELMMDAAVGVAVYGVVAYALNAAGVRDLLRRLRGFLQARKAAA
- a CDS encoding glycosyltransferase family 2 protein gives rise to the protein MSVSVHDNTAWAAATPVLSVLMPFLRDDPSVLLRMLDREAHAVAERAELIILDDGTADPALTARLTALIDALSLPARLITLNANEGRSKGRNRLAEAARGRFLLFLDSDMRPDHPRFLSDWVDLAMKDEPAVAFGGFSLLQAPGDARFAVHRQMAARSDCIPADQRALQPEKYVFTSNLLVRRDVFDTESFDAGFSGWGWEDVEWAMRVSRRFTVTHIDNPATHMGLDTVEALAAKYEQSAPNFARVAARHPDFVAAYPSYRVAKKLKAVPGLRLIRPLFKQAARVGLLPPAVRGLSLRLYRAALYAEAI
- a CDS encoding glycosyltransferase translates to MSSPDVAVVIPTLRRPDELTRALRSVFAQRNVDSRLREIIVADNDPEASARATVEALKAESPVPLIWTHAPRPGVATARNTGLSATQAPLIAFLDDDEAASPGWLAALLRGQATTGADAVFGPIQGRVPDGTGWATAYLERFFGREGPEGDQLIDEPYGCGNSLLVRATALPGEAPFHVGSDQIGGEDDVLFAALKARGGRFGWAADAWVDEFAPPHRATLRYALTRAFAYGQGPSQTAAEARDWLGVGRWMAIGAVQTLVWGAAALAMTVMGRASRAQMADRAARGLGKIMWMKGFEPRFYGQSELDRLNRQRAPS
- a CDS encoding hfsB translates to MAGLWAALGPAPAHRGRVILFAAATSGEGVSTVAREFARMAAVRGRRPVWLIDGDLSQQGQMEQIAVEPDRFGRLGASVRASPDGSAFYAVSPPLRGRDGKPAAPGRILTAKACLGGRLYVTRFHMELLRAGQRVEAVDDPRYWTRLRAHADTVVIDAPAADRSDMALTLAPLADSTVMVVAADSTGAAAPAALREEIDAAGGRVAGLVMNRSTWSPPKLLKRFFS